The following DNA comes from Candidatus Tanganyikabacteria bacterium.
GCAGCACGAGGACCTTCCCGATCGGGTGCGGCTTGCCCAGATCGATGACGACGGCCTGCGGTTCGGCCAGGCTGACGCCGCTCTGCCAGGTGGTGGCGAGGTCGCCATCCACCGCCCGGGCGCCGGTGTGCGCCAGGTCGAGGGCGTGACTTGCCTGGGCAGGCGCCCGCAGGGCCAGGTTGCTGCCGCTCACCCGCACCTCGGTCGAGCGGAACGTCAGGCGATGGCCCACCCAGTTGCCCGCCGCGCCGACCAGTGCCATTGCCGCGAGGGTCCAGCCCAGGCCGACCCGCGGCGGGACCCGCGCTTCCCGGCAGGCGGCCGCGAAGCCGGCCCACGGCCCCCTGCCCGCCGGCGGCTCGATCAGCAGGCCGCTTTCGCTCAGCCGGACGGTACCGCCGGCCAGCGCGCGGGCCAGGCGCGAGCCCCGGTCGGCCCCGACCAGGTCGCCCGCGGCCAGGGCTTCAAGGGCCTCGGCCAGGCTCGCCTCGGCGCGCCCGAGGCGGGCCGCGGCCCATTCTCCGGCGGCGCTCGCAGGATGGCGGGCTCGAGCCAGCAGCCTGGGCGCCTCGCGCTCGCAGCGGGCGCGAATTTCGGTCTCCTGGCCGGCGCGCGCCTCGTGCTCCTGGCCGGCGCGCCTCTCGAGCAGTTCCGCCGCTTCGGGCGCGGGCACGGGCCCCACGGCGGCGAGATCGCGATCGAGCCGGTCGATGCCGCCGCGGATGGTATCGAGGTGCGCCCACAGGTTCGACAGGCGGGATGCCAGCCGGTCGTAGCGACCGATCTGCCACTCGCCCTCGCCCTGCAGCAGGCTCTCTTCCACCTGGCGCAGCGATTCGCGCAGGTTCACGTACTCCTGCTCGGCGCCGCTCGCCCTGCCGCCGGGCGGCGGCGGAGCCAGGGCGGCCACCCGCGCCGCGGGTTCGAGCAGAGCCAGTCTGCCGAGCAAGTCCTCGCAAGAATCCAGCGTCTCGCGGAACCGCGCTCGCAGCTCCCTCAGCGCCAGGCGCTGGCTCCGCAGGCGCCGGAGCGCCCAGAAGGCCACCAGGACCGGCGCCAGGATCGTCAGGATTCCGGGCAGCACCCACGCATGTTCGCGAATGGACAACACGCCGGTCAAGAAATCTTGTTACAATCGGTAACAATGAGCGACCCCACGTTCTCGCCCGAGCTCGCCGACGGCGCGCTGGAGTGGGCCGAGTCGCTTTACGGCACCGTCCCGCCCTACCGGGACGGGTGGGCGCACATCCACCCGCAGGACCGCGAGGACTGGCTCGACGGCTTCCGCGGCCTGCGCGAGCCGCTCGACCAGCTTGCCGCGTGGCGTGCCGGGGGGCGGCTGTCGGGCGCGCAGGCCGACCGGCATACGGCCCTGCTGGCCCTCAAGGAAATCTACGACCCGGTCATCAGGGACCTGGCCCTCCGCGTCCTCGCGCCGCCTCCCGAGCCGATCAGGTCGGGTGGCGACGACTACGACCTGCTCTGAGCCCCCTCTCCGGCGGGCAGCTTGACCTCTCCGGGTCGCCTCGCCACGCGCGCCCCGGAGCGCCCGGAGCGACTTCGGGTTAGAATGGCCGCTCGATAGCTGGAGGTTCCGCGACCTCTTGATTTCCCACCAGGCAGCCTCGCTCTCCCGGATCTTCCATCTGGGCATCGATGTCGGCTCGACGACGGTCAAGCTGGCCGTCCTCGACGTGGCGGAGCGCAAGCTGCTCCTGAGCCGCTACGAACGCCACCGGGCCAGGCAGGCCGAGACCGTCAAGCAGCTTCTCGAGGACCTGCGGGAAGACTGGGGCGACGCGCGCTTCCGCATCGCCGTCTGCGGAAGCGGCGGTATCGAGATATCCCGGGCTCTTGGCGCCTTCTTCATCCAGGAGGTCGTGGCCAATGCGCTCGCGGTGCGCGAGTACCACGGCTCGGCGCGCACCGCCATCGAACTCGGCGGCCAGGATGCCAAGGTCGTGTTCT
Coding sequences within:
- a CDS encoding discoidin domain-containing protein codes for the protein MLPGILTILAPVLVAFWALRRLRSQRLALRELRARFRETLDSCEDLLGRLALLEPAARVAALAPPPPGGRASGAEQEYVNLRESLRQVEESLLQGEGEWQIGRYDRLASRLSNLWAHLDTIRGGIDRLDRDLAAVGPVPAPEAAELLERRAGQEHEARAGQETEIRARCEREAPRLLARARHPASAAGEWAAARLGRAEASLAEALEALAAGDLVGADRGSRLARALAGGTVRLSESGLLIEPPAGRGPWAGFAAACREARVPPRVGLGWTLAAMALVGAAGNWVGHRLTFRSTEVRVSGSNLALRAPAQASHALDLAHTGARAVDGDLATTWQSGVSLAEPQAVVIDLGKPHPIGKVLVLPQAAPPGRCTWEIDLSADSWEWARSGKATAVCGPAHSRWGITEAATGSKARFVRVRPTDWGRSGVAVAEIRVFAPSSLVK